A genome region from Maridesulfovibrio salexigens DSM 2638 includes the following:
- a CDS encoding peroxiredoxin — protein MSCTEVYEEVLSSASIGETVPDFVMEAYDPEDCGFTEVKFEEVRKAGKWLVLFFYPADFTFVCPTELADLADKHAELEKLGCEVVSVSTDTKFTHLAWKNDERLLQNVKYKMAADPTGEVSDFFGVYDHNTGLALRGTFVINPDGMLVSSEVNFYNVGRNAEELVRKIEANVYLKDHPEEACPAKWTPGEKTLTPSEKLVGKVYEELNGE, from the coding sequence ATGAGCTGCACTGAAGTTTACGAAGAAGTCCTTTCATCCGCATCAATAGGCGAAACCGTTCCTGACTTTGTCATGGAAGCATATGATCCCGAAGATTGCGGGTTTACTGAAGTAAAATTTGAAGAAGTACGTAAAGCAGGTAAGTGGCTGGTACTGTTCTTTTACCCGGCTGACTTCACCTTTGTTTGTCCCACCGAGCTTGCTGACCTTGCGGACAAGCATGCTGAGCTGGAAAAACTTGGATGTGAAGTAGTTTCGGTTTCCACTGATACCAAGTTCACACATCTGGCTTGGAAGAATGACGAAAGACTGCTCCAGAATGTGAAGTACAAAATGGCAGCAGACCCCACCGGCGAAGTTTCCGACTTCTTCGGTGTATATGACCACAATACCGGTCTCGCACTGCGCGGAACATTTGTAATCAACCCCGACGGAATGCTGGTTTCTTCTGAAGTCAACTTCTACAATGTCGGCCGCAACGCAGAAGAACTGGTGCGTAAAATTGAAGCAAACGTATACCTCAAGGATCACCCGGAAGAAGCATGCCCCGCAAAGTGGACTCCCGGTGAAAAGACCCTGACTCCCAGTGAAAAGCTGGTAGGTAAGGTTTACGAAGAACTTAACGGCGAATAG
- a CDS encoding class I SAM-dependent methyltransferase, whose protein sequence is MNKLEVDMVWDGFDAEKFETWFKTPAGQFALEQEVGLMDHLISGWPRRKRKLLEVGCGTGLFLDHLYRCGFDVSGVDHSPVMLEAAHKRLGNRASLYLCNGEHLPFTDNEFDFTVLWTVLEFCSEPEEMLREAARVSAGGILIGFLNRHSIYFFTHGRMWPWASPSTLRQAHWYSPSEMRRAVKKTSGYSPIMTRSVLPGPMWSWKNRTPLKQLNGIIYPPYFGAFTGCRVDFHSRKPMNPLHAWKNMPSAVTSTKRKTLKPECFRDSK, encoded by the coding sequence TTGAATAAACTTGAGGTAGATATGGTCTGGGACGGCTTTGATGCGGAAAAATTTGAGACATGGTTCAAAACCCCTGCCGGGCAGTTCGCCCTTGAGCAGGAGGTCGGACTTATGGATCACCTGATTTCCGGATGGCCACGCCGTAAAAGAAAGCTGCTGGAAGTGGGCTGCGGCACAGGGCTTTTTCTTGATCATTTGTATCGTTGCGGTTTTGATGTAAGCGGTGTGGATCATTCTCCGGTGATGCTTGAGGCTGCCCATAAGCGCTTGGGCAACCGGGCTTCTTTGTATCTGTGCAACGGTGAGCATCTGCCTTTTACAGATAATGAATTTGATTTCACTGTACTCTGGACCGTACTTGAGTTTTGCTCTGAACCAGAGGAGATGCTGCGAGAGGCCGCAAGGGTTTCCGCAGGGGGGATTCTAATCGGATTTCTAAACCGTCATTCAATATATTTTTTCACCCACGGCAGGATGTGGCCTTGGGCTTCCCCCTCAACCCTGCGTCAGGCCCATTGGTATTCGCCTTCCGAAATGCGCAGGGCGGTTAAGAAGACCAGCGGCTACAGTCCGATTATGACCCGTTCTGTCCTGCCCGGTCCCATGTGGAGTTGGAAAAACAGAACTCCGCTTAAACAGTTGAATGGAATTATCTACCCGCCATACTTCGGTGCTTTCACTGGATGCAGGGTCGACTTCCATAGCCGTAAGCCCATGAATCCGTTACATGCTTGGAAGAATATGCCTTCTGCTGTTACTTCCACCAAAAGGAAAACCCTGAAACCGGAATGCTTCCGGGATTCAAAGTAA
- a CDS encoding glycine zipper domain-containing protein — protein sequence MKKMIPLLIVCILFVASGCANKAQSGAGIGALAGATIGALTFKNKASGAAIGAGIGALMGYVVGNEWDKKDEQQVSTTLENNHSGQTSSWTNPDTGKSYSATPSPAYVNQGKICRDVTITEDGGEQILAKACRGDDGVWRLKQ from the coding sequence ATGAAAAAAATGATTCCGCTGCTGATTGTTTGCATTCTATTTGTTGCTTCCGGTTGTGCCAATAAAGCTCAGTCCGGTGCCGGAATTGGGGCGCTGGCCGGGGCGACCATCGGTGCGCTTACCTTTAAAAATAAGGCTTCCGGTGCTGCCATCGGAGCGGGTATCGGTGCACTAATGGGTTATGTAGTAGGTAATGAGTGGGATAAAAAAGATGAGCAGCAGGTCTCAACTACTTTGGAAAACAACCATTCCGGTCAGACTTCCAGCTGGACCAACCCGGATACCGGAAAATCATATAGTGCCACACCTTCCCCGGCTTACGTGAATCAGGGTAAAATCTGTCGTGATGTTACAATTACGGAAGACGGAGGCGAGCAGATTCTGGCTAAGGCCTGCCGTGGCGATGACGGGGTCTGGCGTTTGAAGCAGTAG
- a CDS encoding HAMP domain-containing methyl-accepting chemotaxis protein — MNILSNMRISIRIGILATVLVLLMVLSVALGLKLTSESNLGLKTVYLDRIIPLKQLKIISDEYAVNIVDTSHKVRSNALSWNQGMENIDTAQKNIKKELDAFLGTELVADEEKLIKELKPKLELADKSIAKLRSIIQKNNEQDLVRYIQQELYPVIDPVTEVIAKLIDVQLVVAEKVYRQAESDYTSGQNTMIAIIVAAIFISIVVTILIGRSIMSQLGGEPQAIQHIATRIAAGDLDAAKEIVREKAQGVSLAMLGINDSLTSISRELEETVEKIKLGDLRFRADNSTLSGFFAGIMNNANTLADSLVDYLDDIANPITCIGKDQTVLFSNKAAQSAELIPSADNRKECIGQLSNNTHGNHFEKILSADDLVHKARITSDTTVSYTGIPISDNKGSLTGVFEIIVDQTEVIGMQRKVEALAEQASTISERLASSSELLNQQVDEASQGAAIQSERTAETATAMEQMNATVVEVARNAAEAAENTNLARTKAEDGAAVVGKVVVAIGDIQKQAEGLRADTIEMGKHAEGISSIIEVISDIADQTNLLALNAAIEAARAGEAGRGFAVVADEVRKLAEKTMTATTEVNNAVTAIQTSSRNNISSTEAAVKSVNTSTELADKAGEVLKEIVNYSDDSSVRVQSIASASEEQSAAAEQITRASEEVDRISQETSSSMRQAAQSVDEIADMTKELDKLIQAMVS, encoded by the coding sequence ATGAATATTCTCAGTAATATGCGCATTAGCATCCGAATAGGCATTCTTGCCACTGTGTTGGTGTTGCTGATGGTATTATCTGTAGCTTTGGGGTTAAAACTTACCTCAGAGTCCAATCTGGGACTTAAAACGGTTTATCTTGACCGCATTATTCCGCTTAAACAGCTCAAAATCATTTCCGACGAATACGCTGTCAACATTGTCGATACATCGCACAAAGTCCGCAGCAATGCTTTGAGCTGGAATCAGGGAATGGAAAATATTGATACAGCTCAAAAGAATATAAAAAAAGAACTTGATGCCTTCTTGGGTACGGAGTTGGTTGCAGATGAAGAAAAACTGATCAAAGAACTTAAACCTAAATTAGAACTTGCAGATAAATCCATCGCCAAACTGCGCTCAATAATACAAAAAAATAACGAACAGGATCTTGTCAGATACATCCAGCAAGAACTTTACCCGGTCATCGATCCAGTGACCGAGGTTATTGCAAAACTCATTGATGTACAGCTCGTTGTTGCCGAAAAAGTATACCGTCAGGCTGAGTCCGATTACACTTCAGGGCAAAACACAATGATTGCGATCATCGTTGCCGCTATTTTTATTTCTATTGTAGTCACCATACTGATCGGTCGTTCCATTATGTCTCAACTTGGAGGAGAACCCCAAGCAATTCAGCACATTGCCACCAGAATTGCTGCGGGAGACCTTGATGCGGCCAAAGAAATTGTCAGGGAAAAAGCCCAAGGAGTCAGCCTTGCCATGCTGGGCATCAATGACAGCCTGACTTCAATTTCTAGGGAGCTCGAAGAAACAGTAGAAAAAATCAAACTCGGAGATCTGCGCTTCAGGGCTGACAACAGCACCCTCTCAGGTTTCTTTGCCGGAATAATGAACAACGCCAATACTCTTGCTGACTCCCTTGTTGATTATCTTGATGATATAGCTAATCCCATCACCTGCATCGGCAAAGATCAAACCGTTTTGTTCAGCAACAAAGCTGCGCAATCTGCAGAACTCATCCCCTCCGCAGATAATAGAAAGGAATGCATCGGTCAGCTAAGTAATAATACTCATGGAAACCACTTCGAAAAAATCCTGAGCGCTGACGACCTTGTCCACAAAGCAAGAATAACCTCCGACACCACAGTATCATACACCGGTATTCCCATATCAGATAACAAAGGATCACTTACCGGAGTATTTGAAATCATTGTCGACCAGACAGAAGTAATCGGAATGCAGCGCAAAGTTGAGGCTCTGGCCGAACAGGCTTCCACCATTTCCGAAAGACTGGCGTCTTCATCAGAATTACTAAATCAGCAGGTCGATGAAGCCAGTCAGGGCGCAGCGATCCAAAGTGAACGAACAGCTGAAACTGCGACCGCCATGGAACAAATGAATGCTACAGTAGTGGAAGTTGCCCGTAATGCGGCAGAAGCAGCTGAAAACACCAACCTTGCCAGAACAAAGGCCGAAGATGGCGCAGCAGTAGTAGGTAAGGTTGTGGTTGCCATTGGAGATATCCAAAAACAGGCAGAAGGTTTGCGCGCGGACACCATTGAAATGGGTAAGCATGCAGAAGGAATCAGCAGTATAATTGAAGTCATCAGTGATATTGCAGACCAAACCAACCTGCTGGCACTCAATGCCGCAATTGAAGCCGCCCGTGCTGGTGAAGCCGGACGCGGATTTGCTGTTGTAGCCGACGAAGTTCGTAAGCTTGCAGAAAAAACAATGACTGCAACCACAGAAGTGAACAATGCAGTCACCGCAATTCAGACCTCAAGCCGCAATAACATCTCATCCACTGAAGCTGCGGTAAAATCAGTTAACACAAGTACGGAGCTAGCTGATAAGGCAGGGGAAGTACTTAAAGAAATCGTAAACTACTCTGATGATTCCTCCGTGCGGGTGCAATCCATCGCTTCTGCATCCGAGGAACAATCCGCTGCAGCGGAACAAATCACCAGAGCGAGTGAAGAAGTTGACCGCATTTCGCAAGAAACCAGTAGCTCTATGCGCCAAGCAGCACAATCGGTTGATGAAATTGCCGACATGACCAAAGAGCTTGATAAATTAATTCAAGCGATGGTTTCATAA
- a CDS encoding glycerate kinase type-2 family protein, with amino-acid sequence MMTNEQEHLRQIFAEALDRVDPYKIITNRVSLEGEILTVAMDEGDVIVDLQEFERIVVIGAGKATAKMALAIEKILGSRIESGLISVKYGHTEELKYIQTIEAAHPVPDDNSVRAAREIEELACSTTDKTLVINLVSGGGSALLSSPMHAEVDGEKIEVTLEDKQNTTKALLACGADISEINCIRKHLSSLKGGRLLRCLRPARSLNFILSDVVGDNLDTIASGLTSYDRSTYCDAMSIVDNYELRDKIPANVVRALELGNTGKLLETLKKDEFSEIRAENILIGTNRIALLGARDKAEELGYNVRMLTSRLQGEAADAADMLWAIAQDEREWELLEKKPACIIVGGETVVTLKGNGKGGRNQEMALQFLMRLGQDELNGESIHFLAASTDGNDGPTDAAGGFADSAVLEKSREKGLSIAEYLKNNDSYHFLQMVGALFKTGPTNTNVCDVQLLIVK; translated from the coding sequence ATGATGACCAACGAACAGGAACATCTCCGGCAGATATTTGCCGAAGCTCTGGACCGCGTTGATCCATATAAAATCATTACCAACAGGGTTTCCCTTGAAGGCGAAATCCTGACCGTTGCTATGGACGAAGGTGATGTGATTGTTGATCTTCAGGAATTCGAGCGCATTGTTGTTATCGGTGCAGGTAAGGCTACAGCCAAAATGGCCCTCGCCATTGAAAAAATTCTAGGCTCGCGCATTGAGTCAGGCCTTATCTCCGTAAAATACGGACACACCGAAGAGCTCAAATACATCCAAACCATTGAAGCGGCCCATCCGGTACCGGACGACAACAGTGTCCGTGCTGCTCGTGAAATTGAAGAACTGGCCTGCTCCACCACCGACAAAACTCTGGTCATCAATCTTGTTTCCGGTGGCGGTTCCGCCCTGCTCTCCAGCCCCATGCATGCTGAGGTGGACGGGGAGAAAATCGAAGTAACCCTTGAGGACAAGCAGAATACCACCAAGGCTCTGCTGGCCTGCGGTGCCGATATCAGCGAGATCAACTGCATCCGCAAACATCTTTCATCCCTCAAAGGCGGACGGCTTTTGCGCTGCCTGCGCCCTGCACGCAGTTTGAACTTCATTCTTTCTGATGTTGTCGGAGACAATCTCGACACTATCGCCTCCGGCCTGACCAGCTATGACCGCAGCACCTATTGCGATGCCATGTCCATCGTTGATAATTACGAACTGCGCGATAAAATCCCGGCCAACGTTGTCAGAGCATTAGAGCTGGGCAACACAGGCAAACTGCTTGAGACATTAAAAAAGGATGAGTTCAGTGAAATCCGGGCAGAGAATATTCTAATCGGTACCAACCGCATCGCCCTGCTAGGTGCGCGCGATAAAGCTGAAGAACTGGGATACAACGTCCGTATGCTGACCTCCCGCCTACAGGGAGAAGCAGCTGATGCAGCAGACATGCTTTGGGCTATAGCTCAGGATGAGCGTGAATGGGAACTTCTAGAAAAGAAACCGGCCTGCATAATCGTAGGCGGTGAAACAGTGGTTACCCTGAAAGGCAACGGCAAGGGCGGCCGCAATCAGGAAATGGCCCTGCAATTTCTTATGCGACTGGGACAGGATGAGCTTAACGGCGAGTCCATACACTTCCTCGCCGCATCAACTGACGGCAACGACGGCCCAACTGACGCAGCCGGAGGCTTTGCCGACTCTGCGGTTCTGGAAAAATCACGAGAAAAGGGACTTTCCATTGCCGAATATTTAAAAAACAACGACTCCTACCACTTCCTTCAAATGGTAGGAGCCTTGTTTAAAACAGGCCCCACCAACACTAACGTTTGCGACGTCCAATTGCTAATCGTTAAATAG
- a CDS encoding FadR/GntR family transcriptional regulator translates to MFKPIKKVRVSETAAKQLEELIQNKTFAEGEPLPSERQLMKELQVGRGSIREALRILEIKGFIETQPGIGAFVKSYEGDIFSPLSTWLTDNYEALRHFFEVRSLLEPSTARMASERISDEDFEELLKTHEEFKKTVEEEDLPRAIMVDAEFHRLIGKATGNKVLSSIMDALYKSMIEGWKAPLKIPGQPNKSLKEHEEILAAIKNRDGELAAQLMASHLREALKALGDAGLNK, encoded by the coding sequence ATGTTTAAACCCATTAAGAAAGTCAGAGTTTCTGAAACAGCAGCCAAACAGCTGGAAGAACTGATTCAGAACAAGACTTTTGCAGAAGGCGAACCGCTTCCATCCGAGCGACAGCTCATGAAGGAGCTACAGGTAGGCCGGGGGTCTATCCGCGAAGCACTCAGAATTCTGGAAATCAAGGGATTCATTGAAACACAGCCCGGAATCGGAGCTTTTGTAAAAAGCTACGAAGGGGATATTTTCAGCCCCCTTTCCACTTGGCTGACTGACAATTACGAAGCTCTACGCCACTTTTTCGAAGTGCGTTCTCTGCTGGAACCCAGCACGGCCCGCATGGCTTCGGAACGAATTTCTGATGAAGACTTCGAGGAACTTTTGAAAACCCACGAAGAATTCAAGAAAACCGTTGAAGAAGAGGATCTGCCCCGCGCGATCATGGTTGATGCGGAATTTCACCGCTTAATCGGCAAGGCCACGGGCAACAAAGTTCTCTCATCCATTATGGATGCACTTTACAAATCAATGATTGAAGGCTGGAAAGCTCCCCTAAAGATTCCGGGGCAACCCAACAAAAGCTTGAAAGAGCACGAAGAAATTTTAGCCGCAATCAAGAACCGAGATGGCGAACTGGCCGCACAGCTGATGGCTTCCCATTTACGTGAAGCCCTGAAAGCTCTGGGCGATGCCGGTTTGAATAAATAG